From a single Camarhynchus parvulus chromosome 6, STF_HiC, whole genome shotgun sequence genomic region:
- the ACTR1A gene encoding alpha-centractin, with translation MESYDVIANQPVVIDNGSGVIKAGFAGDQIPKYCFPNYVGRPKHVRVMAGALEGDIFIGPKAEEHRGLLAIRYPMEHGIVKDWNDMERIWQYVYSKDQLQTFSEEHPVLLTEAPLNPRKNRERAAEVFFETFNVPALFISMQAVLSLYATGRTTGVVLDSGDGVTHAVPIYEGFAMPHSIMRIDIAGRDVSRFLRLYLRKEGYDFHTTSEFEIVKTIKERACYLSINPQKDETLETEKAQYYLPDGSTIEIGPARFRAPELLFRPDLIGEECEGLHEVLVFAIQKSDMDLRRTLFSNIVLSGGSTLFKGFGDRLLSEVKKLAPKDVKIRISAPQERLYSTWIGGSILASLDTFKKMWVSKKEYEEDGARAIHRKTF, from the exons GGCTCGGGTGTGATTAAAGCAGGTTTTGCAGGCGATCAAATACCAAAATACTGCTTTCCTAACTA TGTGGGCAGACCAAAGCACGTTCGTGTTATGGCTGGTGCTTTAGAAGGAGACATTTTCATTGGTCCAAAGGCAGAG GAGCACAGAGGTCTTCTTGCGATCCGATACCCGATGGAGCACGGCATAGTGAAGGACTGGAATGACATGGAGCGCATCTGGCAGTACGTGTATTCTAAAGACCAGCTCCAGACTTTCTCAGAAGAG catcctgtgctgctgacagaagCACCCCTAAACCCGCGCAAGAACAGAGAGCGTGCTGCTGAGGTGTTTTTTGAGACCTTCAATGTGCCAGCACTGTTCATCTCCATGCAAGCTGTGCTTAGCCT CTACGCGACCGGCAGGACCACGGGAGTGGTGCTGGACTCCGGGGATGGCGTCACCCATGCGGTTCCCATCTATGAAGGCTTTGCCATGCCTCACTCCATCATGCGGATCGACATCGCTGGCCGGGATGTCTCCCGCTTCCTGCGCCTCTATCTCCGGAAGGAAGGCTATGACTTCCACACAACCTCTGAGTTTGAGATTGTCAAGACCATCAAGGAG CGTGCCTGCTACCTGTCAATAAACCCCCAGAAGGATGAGACTCTGGAGACTGAGAAGGCTCAGTACTACCTGCCAGATGGAAGCACTATTGAG ATTGGCCCCGCCCGTTTCCgagccccagagctcctgttCCGGCCGGACCTGATAGGGGAGGAATGTGAAGGACTTCACGAAGTGCTCGTTTTTGCCATTCAGAAGTCAGACATGGATCTGAGGCGAACGCTGTTCTCCAACATTGTGCTGTCTGGGGGCTCCACACTTTTCAAAG GCTTTGGTGACAGGCTGTTGAGTGAAGTGAAGAAACTAGCTCCGAAGGACGTCAAAATAAGG aTATCGGCTCCTCAGGAGAGATTGTATTCCACGTGGATTGG TGGCTCTATCCTGGCCTCTCTGGACACCTTTAAGAAAATGTGGGTTTCGAAAAAGGAATATGAAGAAGATGGAGCTCGTGCCATCCACCGAAAAACCTTCTAG